From the Prunus dulcis chromosome 4, ALMONDv2, whole genome shotgun sequence genome, one window contains:
- the LOC117623994 gene encoding double-strand break repair protein MRE11 isoform X8 yields the protein MVLGGSGVGQITVYPILMRKGATAVALYGLGNIRDERLNRMFQTPHAVQWMRPESQEGLQVSDWFNILVLHQNRVKTNPKNAINEHFLPRFLDFVVWGHEHECLVDPQEVPGMGFHITQPGSSVATSLIDGESKPKHVLLLEIKGNQYRPTKIPLTSVRPFEYTEIVLKDEPEIDPNDQNSILEHLDKVVHSLIEKCRKNVVSQSRLQLPLVRIKVDYSGFMTINPQRFGQKYVGKVANPQDILIFSKASTKGRSEAKIDDSERLRPEELNQQNIEALVAEHNLKMEILPVNDLDVALHNFVSKDDKMAFYSCLKYNLEETRNKISKDPDTVTFKEQDLVLKVGECLQERVKERSTHSKNNSPFTSTAPSWEDFRSTSAAGTASAVSFSDDEDTTQMTGLKSTSRGRKGPSKPSSSEVGKGKTSTRGRGRGRGRGRGSSNLKQTTLDASLGFRQSQRSASVAATAAVRSIADDGDDVDSPSSEESGKFGNDEVDNSSENDESLQSRGRKRAAPRGRGRGSTQPSKRGKKSDNSAINRMFMNKDDEDDDDEDLTKRINKPLPRVVLSLFYLFTCILKNQCEIYYCQFE from the exons ATGGTTCTTGGGGGTTCTGGTGTTGGTCAGATCACTGTGTATCCTATCCTTATGAGGAAG GGTGCAACAGCTGTGGCTCTCTATGGTCTTGGGAACATCAGAGATGAGAGACTCAATAGAATGTTTCAG ACACCACATGCTGTACAATGGATGAGACCTGAATCTCAAGAAGGGTTGCAAGTGTCAGACTGGTTCAACATTCTGGTGCTTCATCAGAACAG AGTGAagacaaacccaaaaaatgccATAAATGAGCACTTTTTACCACGTTTTCTGGACTTTGTGGTGTGGGGGCACGAACATGAATGCCTTGTGGACCCTCAG GAAGTTCCAGGGATGGGATTTCACATTACACAACCTGGTTCTTCAGTTGCAACATCTCTGATTGATGGAGAATCAAAGCCAAAGCATGTGCTACTTTTAGAAATTAAG GGGAATCAATATCGTCCAACCAAGATTCCTTTGACGTCAGTGAGGCCTTTTGAGTACACAGAG ATTGTGTTGAAGGACGAACCTGAAATTGATCCCAATGATCAAAATTCAATTCTTGAACACTTAGACAAAGTG GTCCACTCTCTGATAGAGAAATGTAGAAAAAATGTTGTTAGCCAATCACGGCTCCAACTTCCATTAGTCCGCATAAAG GTAGACTATTCTGGGTTTATGACAATAAATCCTCAAAGATTTGGACAGAAGTATGTGGGGAAG GTTGCAAACCCACAAGACATTCTTATATTTTCAAAGGCTTCAACAAAGGGCCGGAGCGAAG CTAAAATTGATGATTCTGAACGGCTTCGCCCTGAAGAATTAAATCAGCAAAACATAGAGGCTTTAGTTGCCGAACACAATCTG AAAATGGAGATCCTTCCTGTCAATGATTTGGATGTTGCATTACATAATTTTGTTAGTAAGGATGACAAGATGGCTTTCTATTCTTGCTTGAAATACAATCTTGAAGAAACTCGA AACAAAATTTCTAAGGATCCAGACACTGTGACATTTAAAGAGCAAGATTTGGTCCTTAAAGTGGGAGAGTGCTTGCAG GAACGTGTCAAGGAAAGGTCTACACACTCTAAGAATAATTCTCCATTCACCTCAACTGCTCCATCTTGGGAG GATTTCAGAAGTACAAGTGCTGCAGGAACTGCAAGTGCAGTTTCCTTCAGTGATGATGAAGATACAACACAGATGACGGGCTTAAAATCCACTTCTAGAGGCCGCAAGGGCCCATCCAAGCCGTCTTCTTCAGAAGTTGGCAAAGGTAAAACTTCTACAAGAGGAAGGGGAAGGGGAAGGGGTAGGGGTAGGGGCTCCAGTAACTTGAAGCAGACGACTCTCGATGCATCTCTTGGATTCCGGCAGTCTCAGAG ATCTGCATCAGTTGCTGCAACTGCTGCTGTCCGAAGTATTGCTGATGATGGGGATGATGTGGATTCTCCTTCAAGTGAAGAGTCAgggaaatttggaaatgatGAGGTGGATAACAGTTCG GAAAATGATGAAAGTCTTCAGAGTAGAGGACGGAAAAGGGCTGCTCCAAGGGGGAGAGGTAGAGGCTCTACACAACCCTCTAAGCGTGGAAAGAAATCCGATAACTCTGCAATTAACCGAATGTTTATGAacaaagatgatgaagatgacgATGATGAGGATCTGACGAAGAGAATTAATAAACCTCTGCCTCGGgttgttctttctttgttcTATTTATTTACCTGTATTCTTAAAAATCAATGTGAAATATACTACTGCCAGTTTGAGTAG
- the LOC117623994 gene encoding double-strand break repair protein MRE11 isoform X1 — protein MSDLSREDFSNTLRILVATDCHLGYMEKDEIRRHDSFQAFDEICSIAEQKNVDFVLLGGDLFHENKPSRSTLVKAIEILRRHCMSDQPVQFQVVSDQTVNFANTFGHVNYEDPHFNVGLPVFSIHGNHDDPAGVDNLSAVDILSACNLVNYFGKMVLGGSGVGQITVYPILMRKGATAVALYGLGNIRDERLNRMFQTPHAVQWMRPESQEGLQVSDWFNILVLHQNRVKTNPKNAINEHFLPRFLDFVVWGHEHECLVDPQEVPGMGFHITQPGSSVATSLIDGESKPKHVLLLEIKGNQYRPTKIPLTSVRPFEYTEIVLKDEPEIDPNDQNSILEHLDKVVHSLIEKCRKNVVSQSRLQLPLVRIKVDYSGFMTINPQRFGQKYVGKVANPQDILIFSKASTKGRSEAKIDDSERLRPEELNQQNIEALVAEHNLKMEILPVNDLDVALHNFVSKDDKMAFYSCLKYNLEETRNKISKDPDTVTFKEQDLVLKVGECLQERVKERSTHSKNNSPFTSTAPSWEDFRSTSAAGTASAVSFSDDEDTTQMTGLKSTSRGRKGPSKPSSSEVGKGKTSTRGRGRGRGRGRGSSNLKQTTLDASLGFRQSQRSASVAATAAVRSIADDGDDVDSPSSEESGKFGNDEVDNSSENDESLQSRGRKRAAPRGRGRGSTQPSKRGKKSDNSAINRMFMNKDDEDDDDEDLTKRINKPLPRVVLSLFYLFTCILKNQCEIYYCQFE, from the exons ATGAGTGACTTATCAAG GGAGGATTTTAGTAATACACTTCGAATACTTGTTGCTACGGATTGTCATCTGGGCTATATGGAGAAGGATGAAATACGGCGGCATGATTCTTTCCAGGCATTTGATGAGATATGCTCAATAGCAGAACAAAAGAAT GTGGATTTTGTGCTTCTCGGTGGTGATTTGTTCCATGAGAATAAGCCCTCAAGGTCAACTCTAGTTAAGGCCATTGAGATTCTTCGCCGTCATTGCATGAGTGATCAGCCAGTGCAGTTCCAAGTTGTTAGCGACCAGACTGTGAATTTTGCAAATAC ATTTGGCCATGTAAATTATGAAGATCCTCACTTCAATGTTGGCTTGCCAGTGTTTAGTATTCATGGAAATCATGACGATCCTGCTGGAGTG GATAATCTCTCCGCTGTTGATATTCTCTCAGCTTGCAATCTTGTAAACTATTTTGGGAAAATGGTTCTTGGGGGTTCTGGTGTTGGTCAGATCACTGTGTATCCTATCCTTATGAGGAAG GGTGCAACAGCTGTGGCTCTCTATGGTCTTGGGAACATCAGAGATGAGAGACTCAATAGAATGTTTCAG ACACCACATGCTGTACAATGGATGAGACCTGAATCTCAAGAAGGGTTGCAAGTGTCAGACTGGTTCAACATTCTGGTGCTTCATCAGAACAG AGTGAagacaaacccaaaaaatgccATAAATGAGCACTTTTTACCACGTTTTCTGGACTTTGTGGTGTGGGGGCACGAACATGAATGCCTTGTGGACCCTCAG GAAGTTCCAGGGATGGGATTTCACATTACACAACCTGGTTCTTCAGTTGCAACATCTCTGATTGATGGAGAATCAAAGCCAAAGCATGTGCTACTTTTAGAAATTAAG GGGAATCAATATCGTCCAACCAAGATTCCTTTGACGTCAGTGAGGCCTTTTGAGTACACAGAG ATTGTGTTGAAGGACGAACCTGAAATTGATCCCAATGATCAAAATTCAATTCTTGAACACTTAGACAAAGTG GTCCACTCTCTGATAGAGAAATGTAGAAAAAATGTTGTTAGCCAATCACGGCTCCAACTTCCATTAGTCCGCATAAAG GTAGACTATTCTGGGTTTATGACAATAAATCCTCAAAGATTTGGACAGAAGTATGTGGGGAAG GTTGCAAACCCACAAGACATTCTTATATTTTCAAAGGCTTCAACAAAGGGCCGGAGCGAAG CTAAAATTGATGATTCTGAACGGCTTCGCCCTGAAGAATTAAATCAGCAAAACATAGAGGCTTTAGTTGCCGAACACAATCTG AAAATGGAGATCCTTCCTGTCAATGATTTGGATGTTGCATTACATAATTTTGTTAGTAAGGATGACAAGATGGCTTTCTATTCTTGCTTGAAATACAATCTTGAAGAAACTCGA AACAAAATTTCTAAGGATCCAGACACTGTGACATTTAAAGAGCAAGATTTGGTCCTTAAAGTGGGAGAGTGCTTGCAG GAACGTGTCAAGGAAAGGTCTACACACTCTAAGAATAATTCTCCATTCACCTCAACTGCTCCATCTTGGGAG GATTTCAGAAGTACAAGTGCTGCAGGAACTGCAAGTGCAGTTTCCTTCAGTGATGATGAAGATACAACACAGATGACGGGCTTAAAATCCACTTCTAGAGGCCGCAAGGGCCCATCCAAGCCGTCTTCTTCAGAAGTTGGCAAAGGTAAAACTTCTACAAGAGGAAGGGGAAGGGGAAGGGGTAGGGGTAGGGGCTCCAGTAACTTGAAGCAGACGACTCTCGATGCATCTCTTGGATTCCGGCAGTCTCAGAG ATCTGCATCAGTTGCTGCAACTGCTGCTGTCCGAAGTATTGCTGATGATGGGGATGATGTGGATTCTCCTTCAAGTGAAGAGTCAgggaaatttggaaatgatGAGGTGGATAACAGTTCG GAAAATGATGAAAGTCTTCAGAGTAGAGGACGGAAAAGGGCTGCTCCAAGGGGGAGAGGTAGAGGCTCTACACAACCCTCTAAGCGTGGAAAGAAATCCGATAACTCTGCAATTAACCGAATGTTTATGAacaaagatgatgaagatgacgATGATGAGGATCTGACGAAGAGAATTAATAAACCTCTGCCTCGGgttgttctttctttgttcTATTTATTTACCTGTATTCTTAAAAATCAATGTGAAATATACTACTGCCAGTTTGAGTAG
- the LOC117623994 gene encoding double-strand break repair protein MRE11 isoform X4 — translation MEKDEIRRHDSFQAFDEICSIAEQKNVDFVLLGGDLFHENKPSRSTLVKAIEILRRHCMSDQPVQFQVVSDQTVNFANTFGHVNYEDPHFNVGLPVFSIHGNHDDPAGVDNLSAVDILSACNLVNYFGKMVLGGSGVGQITVYPILMRKGATAVALYGLGNIRDERLNRMFQTPHAVQWMRPESQEGLQVSDWFNILVLHQNRVKTNPKNAINEHFLPRFLDFVVWGHEHECLVDPQEVPGMGFHITQPGSSVATSLIDGESKPKHVLLLEIKGNQYRPTKIPLTSVRPFEYTEIVLKDEPEIDPNDQNSILEHLDKVVHSLIEKCRKNVVSQSRLQLPLVRIKVDYSGFMTINPQRFGQKYVGKVANPQDILIFSKASTKGRSEAKIDDSERLRPEELNQQNIEALVAEHNLKMEILPVNDLDVALHNFVSKDDKMAFYSCLKYNLEETRNKISKDPDTVTFKEQDLVLKVGECLQERVKERSTHSKNNSPFTSTAPSWEDFRSTSAAGTASAVSFSDDEDTTQMTGLKSTSRGRKGPSKPSSSEVGKGKTSTRGRGRGRGRGRGSSNLKQTTLDASLGFRQSQRSASVAATAAVRSIADDGDDVDSPSSEESGKFGNDEVDNSSENDESLQSRGRKRAAPRGRGRGSTQPSKRGKKSDNSAINRMFMNKDDEDDDDEDLTKRINKPLPRVVLSLFYLFTCILKNQCEIYYCQFE, via the exons ATGGAGAAGGATGAAATACGGCGGCATGATTCTTTCCAGGCATTTGATGAGATATGCTCAATAGCAGAACAAAAGAAT GTGGATTTTGTGCTTCTCGGTGGTGATTTGTTCCATGAGAATAAGCCCTCAAGGTCAACTCTAGTTAAGGCCATTGAGATTCTTCGCCGTCATTGCATGAGTGATCAGCCAGTGCAGTTCCAAGTTGTTAGCGACCAGACTGTGAATTTTGCAAATAC ATTTGGCCATGTAAATTATGAAGATCCTCACTTCAATGTTGGCTTGCCAGTGTTTAGTATTCATGGAAATCATGACGATCCTGCTGGAGTG GATAATCTCTCCGCTGTTGATATTCTCTCAGCTTGCAATCTTGTAAACTATTTTGGGAAAATGGTTCTTGGGGGTTCTGGTGTTGGTCAGATCACTGTGTATCCTATCCTTATGAGGAAG GGTGCAACAGCTGTGGCTCTCTATGGTCTTGGGAACATCAGAGATGAGAGACTCAATAGAATGTTTCAG ACACCACATGCTGTACAATGGATGAGACCTGAATCTCAAGAAGGGTTGCAAGTGTCAGACTGGTTCAACATTCTGGTGCTTCATCAGAACAG AGTGAagacaaacccaaaaaatgccATAAATGAGCACTTTTTACCACGTTTTCTGGACTTTGTGGTGTGGGGGCACGAACATGAATGCCTTGTGGACCCTCAG GAAGTTCCAGGGATGGGATTTCACATTACACAACCTGGTTCTTCAGTTGCAACATCTCTGATTGATGGAGAATCAAAGCCAAAGCATGTGCTACTTTTAGAAATTAAG GGGAATCAATATCGTCCAACCAAGATTCCTTTGACGTCAGTGAGGCCTTTTGAGTACACAGAG ATTGTGTTGAAGGACGAACCTGAAATTGATCCCAATGATCAAAATTCAATTCTTGAACACTTAGACAAAGTG GTCCACTCTCTGATAGAGAAATGTAGAAAAAATGTTGTTAGCCAATCACGGCTCCAACTTCCATTAGTCCGCATAAAG GTAGACTATTCTGGGTTTATGACAATAAATCCTCAAAGATTTGGACAGAAGTATGTGGGGAAG GTTGCAAACCCACAAGACATTCTTATATTTTCAAAGGCTTCAACAAAGGGCCGGAGCGAAG CTAAAATTGATGATTCTGAACGGCTTCGCCCTGAAGAATTAAATCAGCAAAACATAGAGGCTTTAGTTGCCGAACACAATCTG AAAATGGAGATCCTTCCTGTCAATGATTTGGATGTTGCATTACATAATTTTGTTAGTAAGGATGACAAGATGGCTTTCTATTCTTGCTTGAAATACAATCTTGAAGAAACTCGA AACAAAATTTCTAAGGATCCAGACACTGTGACATTTAAAGAGCAAGATTTGGTCCTTAAAGTGGGAGAGTGCTTGCAG GAACGTGTCAAGGAAAGGTCTACACACTCTAAGAATAATTCTCCATTCACCTCAACTGCTCCATCTTGGGAG GATTTCAGAAGTACAAGTGCTGCAGGAACTGCAAGTGCAGTTTCCTTCAGTGATGATGAAGATACAACACAGATGACGGGCTTAAAATCCACTTCTAGAGGCCGCAAGGGCCCATCCAAGCCGTCTTCTTCAGAAGTTGGCAAAGGTAAAACTTCTACAAGAGGAAGGGGAAGGGGAAGGGGTAGGGGTAGGGGCTCCAGTAACTTGAAGCAGACGACTCTCGATGCATCTCTTGGATTCCGGCAGTCTCAGAG ATCTGCATCAGTTGCTGCAACTGCTGCTGTCCGAAGTATTGCTGATGATGGGGATGATGTGGATTCTCCTTCAAGTGAAGAGTCAgggaaatttggaaatgatGAGGTGGATAACAGTTCG GAAAATGATGAAAGTCTTCAGAGTAGAGGACGGAAAAGGGCTGCTCCAAGGGGGAGAGGTAGAGGCTCTACACAACCCTCTAAGCGTGGAAAGAAATCCGATAACTCTGCAATTAACCGAATGTTTATGAacaaagatgatgaagatgacgATGATGAGGATCTGACGAAGAGAATTAATAAACCTCTGCCTCGGgttgttctttctttgttcTATTTATTTACCTGTATTCTTAAAAATCAATGTGAAATATACTACTGCCAGTTTGAGTAG